The following proteins are encoded in a genomic region of Toxotes jaculatrix isolate fToxJac2 chromosome 3, fToxJac2.pri, whole genome shotgun sequence:
- the ccdc71 gene encoding uncharacterized protein ccdc71 gives MADAVQGPMVSRPLAFTNEEQRAVHSWSRISSAGHSVLLDALKILSPMSRDLSSTEELVTFLQELSEEGHKPTVLRSKDVYGYRSSTNQPLTEDMLKPPNRHVRPTAKRRGRRALAKKREVHPSWNTSETSNPRIQGVRPPELLVDHHAVVCSRTPTRTVEMSQALQVQPCLRLTNIEGLSGFHTARLQIHTTWGSSSEAPSVAFSQQQYPPMLSGIPLQPSQNGGGAPTKAVALFSQKSLSCPIRLDGALIGDSAPVFNSNGRAFPQTHTELSSNGWRSNGFPRDGRGPKELNAPTRQRNGWKDKNSFRWKVIKVDDSRSVAEARRKAQKILQVNLSPVIQIQPLNHVLRDFRYQNK, from the coding sequence ATGGCTGACGCGGTGCAAGGTCCCATGGTCAGCCGGCCATTGGCATTCACCAATGAGGAGCAGAGGGCGGTTCACTCCTGGTCCCGCATCTCTTCAGCGGGGCACAGTGTCCTACTGGATGCTCTGAAGATCCTCAGTCCGATGTCCCGTGACCTCTCGAGCACCGAGGAGCTGGTCACCTTCCTGCAGGAGCTAAGCGAGGAGGGCCACAAGCCCACCGTGCTGCGCAGCAAGGACGTGTACGGCTACCGCTCCTCCACAAACCAACCGCTGACTGAAGACATGCTGAAGCCACCCAACAGGCACGTCAGACCCACCGCCAAGAGAAGGGGAAGGAGGGCCCTGGCCAAGAAGAGAGAGGTACACCCATCTTGGAACACCTCCGAGACAAGCAACCCCAGGATTCAAGGGGTCCGTCCTCCAGAGCTGCTGGTGGACCATCACGCCGTTGTCTGCAGCAGGACGCCTACTCGGACTGTAGAGATGTCACAGGCATTGCAGGTGCAGCCGTGTCTCAGATTGACCAACATTGAAGGCCTGTCGGGCTTCCACACGGCCAGACTCCAGATCCATACTACTTggggttcatcctctgaggcGCCGTCTGTTgccttttcacagcagcagtacCCTCCAATGCTTTCAGGAATACCTTTGCAGCCTTCTCAGAATGGTGGTGGGGCGCCCACCAAAGCTGTGGCCTTGTTCAGCCAGAAGAGCCTGTCCTGCCCCATCCGACTGGACGGCGCCCTCATTGGAGATTCTGCACCCGTCTTCAACTCCAATGGCCGGGCATttccacagactcacacagagctgagcagcAACGGTTGGAGGAGCAACGGCTTCCCCCGGGACGGTCGGGGCCCCAAGGAACTGAACGCCCCAACCCGGCAGAGAAACGGCTGGAAGGACAAGAACAGTTTTAGATGGAAAGTGATAAAGGTGGACGACTCTCGTTCGGTGGCTGAGGCCCGGAGAAAAGCGCAGAAGATCCTGCAGGTCAATCTGTCTCCAGTGATTCAGATCCAACCGCTCAACCACGTGCTGAGAGACTTCAGATACCAGAACAAGTGA
- the kctd6a gene encoding BTB/POZ domain-containing protein KCTD6a, giving the protein MENGDLGHMMGEPVTLNVGGCVYSTSLSTLQRYPDSMLGAMFRGDLPTVRDAHGNYFIDRDGPLFRYILNFLRTSELTLPCDFKETELLRKEADFYQIEPLIQCLGDPKPVLPYPTDTYEEVVELSSTRKLSKYSNPVAVIITQLTITTKVHAVLESISSSFTKWNKHMMDTRDYQVSFTFGPCDHQQEVSLRVHLLDFISKAGFTIRNTRVHHMSERANENTVEHNWTFCRRARKVNE; this is encoded by the exons ATGGAGAATGGAGACCTGGgtcacatg ATGGGGGAGCCAGTGACTCTGAACGTGGGTGGCTGCGTTTACAGCACGTCTCTGTCTACGCTCCAGCGTTATCCAGACTCCATGCTGGGAGCCATGTTTAGAGGAGACCTCCCCACTGTGAGGGACGCACATGGAAACTACTTCATTGACCGCGACGGCCCGCTGTTTCG cTACATCCTCAACTTCCTGCGGACGTCAGAGCTGACGCTGCCATGTGACTTCAAGGAGACGGAGCTGCTCAGGAAGGAGGCTGACTTCTATCAGATCGAGCCCCTGATCCAGTGCCTGGGAGACCCCAAGCCTGTACTGCCCTACCCCACCGACACCTatgaggaggtggtggagttGTCCAGCACCAGGAAGCTGTCTAAGTACTCCAACCCCGTCGCAGTCATCATCACCCAGCTCACCATCACCACCAAG gtCCATGCAGTGTTGGAGTCCATCTCTAGCAGTTTCACAAAGTGGAACAAACACATGATGGACACTAGAGACTACCAGGTGTCCTTCACCTTTGGACCATGTGACCACCAACAGGAAGTCAGCCTGCGCGTCCACCTGCTCGACTTCATCTCCAAAGCT GGTTTCACAATACGCAACACGCGTGTTCACCACATGAGTGAACGAGCCAACGAGAACACAGTGGAACATAACTGGACGTTCTGCCGGCGAGCACGCAAAGTTAACGAGTGA